The genomic stretch TTCGGCGGCATTTGCGTGACCGGCACGATTGCAAGAACAGCAACGAATGTGCGCGCGGGCGCAACAAGCCCTGTATCGGGCATGCTCCACGCCCTCTTCCTCCTCCTTTTCATGCTGGTGGCCGCACCGCTCGCAGCCTATATCCCGCTTGCCGCGCTCGCCGGCGTGCTTGCGGTCGTCGCTTGGAACATGATCGAACGGCCCGCCATCATCGCGCTCATCAAGTCCTCGCGCGGAGAAGCCGTCATCATGATGGTTACATTCCTGCTCGTGATATTCCGCGACCTAACTGAAGGCATCATTGTCGGATTTGCGCTCGGGTCGCTTCTATTCATTCATCGCATGTCGAAAAGCATGCGGATCGTACCCGAAACCGCCGAGCGCCCCGTCGAAAACCTGGACGTGGAAACCGTGATTTACCGGCTGGACGGCGCTTTCTTCTTCGGTGCGGCGGCAACCGCAGGCCTCCTTCTCGACCGCATCCCGGATCGACACCGGACCATCGTCTTCGACTGCAGTACGCTCAGCATGATGGATTCGACTGGCGCCTATGTTCTGGCGGGCACCATCCGCAAGGCATCCCGGAAGGGGATCAGAACGGTGATTGTCGCGTCAGCGCCTGAACTGAAAGAAATGCTCGTGCACCATGAACTGCATGACGCCAATCTGCTCTTCGTAAGATCGATGCAGGAGCTTGAAACGCTACCCCAAACGGAAAAAGGCCCACGCTGAGCGCGGGCCTCTTCATCGTAACGACAGGAAGCCACGTCCATGAACTTACATGGAGCGACTGCCTATGGTCAGGAAATTGCCTGGACGACAGCCTCGATCGCAGCCTCTGCCTGAGCACCGTCCGGGCCGCCTGCCTGGGCCATGTCCGGCCGACCGCCGCCGCCCTTGCCACCCAAGGCAGCCGAGGCAACACGCACGAGATCAACGGCGCTGAAGCGCGAGACCAGATCTTCGGTCACCGCAACGACCGCGCTTGCCTTGCCATCTTCGGACACGGCAATCAGCAGCACAATGCCTGAGCCAAGACCGGCCTTGGCTTCATCAGCCATGCCCTTGAGATCCTTGGCTTCGACACCGGCAAGCGTCTTGCCGACGAACTTGATGCCAGCAACATCGCGGAAGGTGTCACCACCGCCAGCTGTTCCGCCGCCCATGGCAAGCTTGCGCTTTGCATCCGCCAGTTCTTTTTCCAGCTTGCGGCGCTCGTCCATCAGGGCTTCGACACGTGTCACCACATCAGCGGGCTGAACCTTAAGGGTCGACGCGAGCGTCTTTACCCGCTCGTCCTGCTCAGCCAGATAAGCGCGCGCCGCTTCACCCGTTAGTGCTTCAAGACGTCGAACGCCTGCACCCACCGCACTCTCCGCCACGAGACGGACAAGACCGATGTCCCCGGTCGCCGACACATGCGTTCCACCGCACAATTCGATCGAATAAGGCCGGCCGGCCTTATCGCCACGCACCGCCTGCCCCATCGACACGACGCGCACCTCATCACCATATTTTTCGCCAAACAATGCCATGGCACCTTCGGCAATCGCGTCGTCAACCGCCATCAGACGGGTCGTGACCGGAGAGTTCTGGACGATGATCTCATTCGCCATCTCCTCCACGATCTTGAGCTCGTCCGCCAGGATGGGCTTGGGATGGGAAATGTCAAAGCGCAGGCGGTCAGGCGCAACAAGCGATCCCTTCTGTGCGACATGTGTCCCCAACACCTCACGCAGCGCCTCGTGCAACAGGTGGGTCGCGGAGTGATTGGCGCGCAGGCGCGAACGACGATTGTGATCTACGTTCAAGCTGACCGCGGCACCAATCTTGACACGACCCTCGCGGACCGTGGCGACATGAACGAAGAGACCCTCGCCCTTCTTCTGGGTATCGCTGACATCGAGAACGAAGCCTTCACCGATGATTTCACCGGTATCGCCCATCTGACCACCCGACTCCCCGTAAAACGGTGTCTGGTTGACAACGACCTGAACGCTATCGCCCGCCGACGCGACCTCGACTGAGGCGCCATCCCGCACCAGAGCCTGGATTTCACCTTCGGCTGTCTCGGAAGAATAGCCCAGAAATTCCGTAGCCCCGAAACGATCCTTCAGCTCGAACCAGATGGTTTCGGCTGCCTTGTCGCCGGATCCTGCCCAATTGGCCCGCGCTTCCGCCTTCTGACGCTGCATGGCATCGTTGAAGCCTGTGAGGTCCACGCCGATGCCGCGACCGCGCAGCGCATCCTGGGTCAGGTCCAGCGGGAAGCCATAGGTGTCGTAGAGCTTGAATGCGGTTTCACCATCAAGGCTGTCGCCTTTGCCGAGACTGGATGTCGCATCGGAGAGCAGGGACAGACCCCGTTCCAGGGTCTTGCGGAAGCGCGTTTCTTCCAGCTTCAGCGTTTCAGAAAT from Peteryoungia desertarenae encodes the following:
- the alaS gene encoding alanine--tRNA ligase, translating into MSGVNDIRSTFLDYFKTNGHEVVSSSPLVPRNDPTLMFTNAGMVQFKNLFTGLETRPYSTAVTAQKCVRAGGKHNDLDNVGYTARHHTFFEMLGNFSFGDYFKERAIELAWNLITKEFGLDKKRLLVTVYHTDDEAHGLWKKIAGLTDDRIIRIPTSDNFWAMGDTGPCGPCSEIFYDHGDHIWGGPPGSPEEDGDRFIEIWNLVFMQYEQVTKEERINLPRPSIDTGMGLERVAAVLQGRHDNYDIDLFRALIEASEDLTGVKAEGERRASHRVIADHLRSSAFLIADGVLPSNEGRGYVLRRIMRRAMRHAQLLGAREPVIFKLLPTLVQQMGRAYPELGRAEALISETLKLEETRFRKTLERGLSLLSDATSSLGKGDSLDGETAFKLYDTYGFPLDLTQDALRGRGIGVDLTGFNDAMQRQKAEARANWAGSGDKAAETIWFELKDRFGATEFLGYSSETAEGEIQALVRDGASVEVASAGDSVQVVVNQTPFYGESGGQMGDTGEIIGEGFVLDVSDTQKKGEGLFVHVATVREGRVKIGAAVSLNVDHNRRSRLRANHSATHLLHEALREVLGTHVAQKGSLVAPDRLRFDISHPKPILADELKIVEEMANEIIVQNSPVTTRLMAVDDAIAEGAMALFGEKYGDEVRVVSMGQAVRGDKAGRPYSIELCGGTHVSATGDIGLVRLVAESAVGAGVRRLEALTGEAARAYLAEQDERVKTLASTLKVQPADVVTRVEALMDERRKLEKELADAKRKLAMGGGTAGGGDTFRDVAGIKFVGKTLAGVEAKDLKGMADEAKAGLGSGIVLLIAVSEDGKASAVVAVTEDLVSRFSAVDLVRVASAALGGKGGGGRPDMAQAGGPDGAQAEAAIEAVVQAIS